The Methylomonas sp. UP202 DNA window GTAATCCAGGGATAGTTCGCACTCGGCGAATTCGATATGTTCAACGATTTGCGCGGCGTCGATGACCTGCTTGGCGAGACTGCCATAGGCGCGGGTCAAACCGCCGGCCCCCAGCTTGACGCCCCCGTAATAACGCACCACCGCGACGCACAGGTTGATTAATTGCTTACCGTCCAAGTGTTGAAAAATCGGCTTGCCGGCCGTGCCGCTGGGTTCGCCGGCATCGTTGCAGCGGCCGATCAGTCCGTCCGCTCCGAGAACTCGGTAGGCAAAGGCGACGTGACTGGCGCCGGAATGTTGGACGCGTAAACTCTCTATAAACAGCAGCGCATCGCGTTCCCGGGAGCAGGGGCAAACGACGCCGATGAAACGCGATTTTTTGATGAGTTCTTCGACCGCCCATTCGGCGACTACGGTTTTCACGCTACAGCAGGTCGGCGATCTGGGGATGCCGACTATACAAAGTGCCCCGGAAGGTTTCGATTTGAACTTCGTCATTTCGGAGCGGCCTGGGAATGTCGACCACGATGTCGGCGACGATGCGCATCGGCGATGGCGATAAAAAAATCAGCCTGTCGGCCAATGCGATGGCCTCGCGCAAATCGTGGCTGACGAACAACACGGTGTGCGGGCGCTGTTGCCACAGCGTGTATAACAGGTTACGGACCTGACGGGCGCTCGGCGCGTCCAGCGACACGAAGGGTTCGTCCATCAACAGCAAGTCCGGATCGATCGCGAAGGCGCGTATGACCGCCACCCGACGTTGCATGCCGAGCGACAGGCGCTCGGGAAATTCGTGCTGAACATCGCCGAGCTGCATCGCGTCCAGCAAGGCGTCGATCAATTCGGTCGGCGGTTTGGCGGGAAAGACCAGTTCGATGTTGCGGCGCACGTCGTACCACGGCAGCAACCTGGGACTCTGAAACACGTAGCCGATTCTCGGCCGGCTCGCGAGGCGGCCGATGCGAATCTGGCCCTGGTACTGGCTGTCCAGGCCGGCGATCATGTTCAGCAGCGTGGTTTTGCCGCAGCCGGACGGTCCCAACAGGCAGACGAACTGGTCGCGCGCCACCCGGAGCTGCAAATCGGCGATGGCCTTATGCTGGCGGTCGGCGGCATGCTCGGGTCGGTAAGTCTTGTCGAGGATGCTGATTTCTATATCGGTCATCGCCGCCACCGTCGCGCCTTGGCATCCAGCGGTCTGAGCACCAGCCATTCCAAGATTTGAATCACCGCGACGAACGCAATCGTATAAGCCAACAAGCTGGCGACGTCGAACAACTGGAAAAACAGATGCAATTGATAGCCCATGCCGTTGCCGCGGCCGAGCAACTCGACGACCAGGATGATCTTCCAGATCAGCGCCAGACCGGAGCGGGTCGCGCTCATCACGAACGGATGCAGTTGCGGCCAGACGACGTGCCGCAGGGTTTTGGCGGGACTGAAGCCGTAACTGCGGGCCATGTCCAGTAAATCCCGGTCCAGCGCGCGGGTGCCCTCGCGTATCGTCACCGCCACGTTGGGCAATTTGTTGATGACGACCGCCAGGATCGCCGCGGATTCGGACAGACCGAACCAGACGTAACATAGGATGATGGTGACCAGGGCTGGGATGTTCAAAAATAACACCAACCAGTTGTCGAAAAAGGCATCCAGCTGTTTATGCCGGCCGAGTACCAAGCCCAGTGCGCAGCCCAACAACATCGCGATCGTAAAACTGATCGAAAGGCGTAGTAGCGTGACGCCTAAGTGATAAGGCAATTCGCCGGAAGCTACTGCCCGGTAAAGGGTGACAGCGACACGGCTGGGCGGCGGTAGGCTGGGATTGGCCGCCGCCGTGGCGACCAGACTCCACAGCGCGATCAGGAGCGCCAGCGAGGCCAGAGGCACCGCAATGCGGGGCAAGCAAAATGGTACCGCCACGGTCAGTCGGTCGACCAGAATGTCCCGGCTTGGAGACGATCGGCGCCGCCGGTCAACTTATTGCCGCTTAAGCCGTGCAATAGCGTGAAAATGGCCCGAGCAGCGTCTTGTTGCGGAGCGCCCCAGGCTTCCACCCGGCCTTGGCAATAGCGCTGACGCAAGCGGTCTTGCTCGGTCGGCGTCGCGGCGTCGGTGAGCGGTAGTATTTTTTGCCAGGAGGCATCGGAGCTGCACAAAGTATCGCGAGCTTGCCGGCTCAAGGTCAGAAACTGCAAGAAATCGGTCTTATGCGAATCAGCCCAGTCCTGTTTGAACACGTAACCCAGGCTGGGAACGGTTTCGGTAATGCCGAGTTTGGCGATGATGTCTTCGCCGCTAAGCAAGGCTCGGTAACCGAGGCTCTCCAGATGCGCGGCGAACTGCCAATAGGTCAACAAGGCGTCCAGCCGCTTGCTCTGCAATTGCTGGCCGAGCAACGGCGGAGCGGCGTAGACTTTCTCGACGCTGGCGTTCAAGTCGAGTTGCTGTTGCTTGCCCAAGGCTTGCAGTAACAGCCAGTTCTTATCGAGCTCGCCGCCGGCCACACCGAGTTTTTTACCGGGCAAATCGGCTAGGGTTTTGATCGGGCTATCCGCCGGGACCAACAACACGCCGGAGGTATCGGCATAGGGATAAAAACTGTAGGCGTGGCCTTCCGCGCGCATTGCGGAAGTCCAAATCCAGTCCGAGACGATGACGTCGACCGCGCCGGCTTGCAATGCCACCTTGCCAGCCTGCTGATTGGCGATCGCCACCGCTTCCAGGCTGAAGCCGGCTTTTTCCAGCAAGCCCTGGTCGCGCATCGCCGCCAATTCCCAGTTCAGGGTACCGGCCGCCATGGTACCCAGGCGAATGGGCGTCTTATCGGCATGCGCCGCATTGCCAATGCATAAAAACACTACGCTGAGTAAACAATTTTTGACGTTCATCGGTTTAAGTCGTAAGTTTTGTGTCGCGCGGATTTTAGCTCAGCCGCCGCCGATTGGAGAAGGTTTGTTGCGCGGGCATGCAACAAACGCGAATTTGGAGCGCCTAACATTAAATTTCGCGCTGTTTCGGGACAGCCGTCGCCGGAGTAGCCCGGCAGCCAAATGCAATTACAACCAAACATCAGGAGAACGTATGAATAAAACTAGGATACTTTGGGCAAGCGGCTTGTTGGCGATTCTGACGATAGCCATCGCCTGGCTGCTAGTGCCACCGGAATGGGATATGTCGATCGAACAACTCAATCAAGCTTCGCCGCCTTCAGCCGGCGCGACGATCGAACCTAAAACCTCGGACGGCGCGGTTTACGGCAAATTCCTAAAAGACAGTCTTTCCTTCATTACACCGGGCATTCCTCCGACCGGCAACTACTTCCTGGGACGGAACTATCAATGGAACGGCATGTTCAGCCCGCGTTGGCAACTGTATAGCGGCAAGGCCACGCGGGCCTTGTTGGCGGCCGGACGCTTGGCCGACGCCCGCAAGGCTTTCATGGCAATGAAAGTGGGAGCCGATTCGATAGGCGTGGACGGCAGCGTGCCGTTCCAGTTGCCCGAATCGATGCGAGGCTACACGATCACGCCGGGTATCGTTGCTCAAGCGGCCAGTTTTTTTCTCGGCGAGTCCTGTTTGGCGGTTAAGGCGCTGAATCAATATCCGAGCGAAACAGCGGTCCAAGTCGGAAGCGATGCCGAGCGCAAGGCGGTCAGCGCCGCCCTGGCCCGGTCGCTGGCCTGGTTGGAGTCTCAAGACGAATCCTTGTACAACGCCGACCTTTACGCGGCAAATCGCTTGCTGTTCGATGCCGTGGCTTATCAAGCCTGCGGCTCCCTTTTCGAAGACGAATTCGCGCTGAATTTAGTTGAAGGTTACTTGGAAACCGCTTTGGAAAAATTCGACGGTACCGCCGGCTATTTCATCGAGAAATCCGGTTGGGATACCCACTATCAAGCCGTAGCGATCAATCAGATCAATGAGCTGCTGATGGCGGGCTATGACGGCGTTCATACTGAGACCCTGCAAGCCGACTTGAAGCTGGCCGCGCAGTGGCTGGCCGCCCGAGTCGGCGACGACGGCGTGCTGCACTCGGACGGCAATACCCGCACGTGCTGGAGCGGCGAAACTATTTTGGGCGGCGACAAATTGGTGGATGCCCGCGAAGTCTGGCGGGCCTTGGCCTATAGCGGCATGCGTTTCAAGGACGACGCCATGCAAAGCGCCGCCAATCGCCTGGCCAATTGGTTGCGGACCAAGCCGACCACGACTTGCGTCAGGTAAGCGGCGCGGCCGGATGCGTTCGCCGGCCGAAGCTGTCGGCGGACGCCGGTCTTCCGGTATAAAACCCTTGGTAGGACAAGCAGCCCTTGGCCTGTAGAAACTCGATTTGCTCCTGGGTTTCGACGCCTTCGGCAATCACGTTCAAGCCCAGATTCTTGGCCATGTTGATGATGGTTTCGACGATCACCGCGCCGTTGGGATCGACGGCGATGTCGCGGACGAAGCTTTGGTCGATTTTCAATTGGGAAATCGGCAACTTCTTCAGGTAGTACAGCGATGAGTAGCCTACCCCGAAATCGTCGATCGAGGTCAGGATGCCCATGCCTTGCAGGTCGCGCATTTTCTCGACGGTATCGTCGATGTCGCTGATCACGCAACCTTCGGTCAATTCGAGAACCAAGCGGCTGGCATCTATGCCGGTTTCGGCCAGAATGTGGCGAATGCGCGCGACGAAGCCGGCATGGCGGAATTGCCGGGAGCTGACATTGACCGCGATATGGCGTACCGGCACGGCTTGTTGATCCCAGCGGCGGATTTGCCGGCAAGCCTCTTCGATTACCCATTCGCCGATCGGCAGAATCAGTTGGGTTTCCTCGGCAACCGGAATGAATTCGGCCGGCGAAATCATGCCTTTTTCCGGATGCTGCCAGCGGATCAGCGCCTCGACGCTCAACACCCGGCCCAGGTGGTCGACCTGAGGCTGGTAATGCAGCAGAAACTGGCGGGACTTCAGCGCCTGGCGCAACTCCTTTTCCAAGGTCAGGCGCCGATCGGCCGACTGCTGCATCGACGGCCGGTAAAAGCTAATACTGTTGCGGCCGTTGGCCTTGGCGCGGTACATCGCGGTGTCGGCTTGCTGGATAACCGCCTCGGGTTGGTCGGTCGCCTCCGGAAATAGCGTGACGCCGATGCTGGTCGAAAAATGGTGTTCGCCCCCAAAGACTTGAAACGGTTGATTGATGGTCTGCAGAATTTTTTCCGCCAGCATCGCGGCGTGATCGCTGACCTGTTCCATCAAGTGATAACGGCCGGGCACCATGACGATGAACTCGTCGCCGCCCAGCCGGCAGGCAGTGTCTTCTTCGCGGATAATATTCCGCAAGCGCCGGGCCACCTGGGTCAGCAAGTCGTCGCCGACATTGTGGCCGAGCGAATCGTTCAAATGCTTGAAATGATCCAAATCCAGAAAAAATAGCGCGCCATAGGTCTGCTGACGTTTGGCGGCGGCGATTTCTTGTTTCAGCCTGTCCAGTAGCAAACGGCGGTTAGGTAAGCCGGTTAACGGGTCGTAAAACGCCAGCTCGTGAATTTCCCGTTCCGCGGCTTTTTGTTCGCTGATGTCCGAAAATATGGCCACATAGTTCAACAAGCGGTTTTGGTCGTCGCGGACGCCGGTCACGGTCAGCCAGCCGGGGAAGGGCTTGCCGTCCTTATGTCGGCTCCAAAACTCGCCTTGCCATTGGTTCTTGTCCGCCAGGGCGCGAACAATCCCGCGGCCAATCTTACGCGCCGGCGTGCCGCTCAATAATAGCCTGGCATGGCGACCGACGATTTCCTCGGCCGGATAACCGGTAATATCCGTAAAGGCGTCGTTGACCCGAACGACGGCGCCGTGGGGATCGGCAATCAGGATGGCCTCGTGGGACTGAAACGTCGTCGCGGCGACGCGCAGTTCGTTCTCCTGGCGCTTGCGCCGCTCGATCTCGATGTTCAGGGCTTGATTGCTGCGTAGCAGGTCGCGGGTTTTCAGTGCTACCAGTTCTTCCACCCGGGCGGTGCGGCCGGTGATCAGCATCAAACCGAACGCGGTCAAGGCCGAGAACACGAAGCCGCCAAGCAGCAGCCAACGCGCGTTCCAGGTGTGCTGAAGCGCATAGAACTCTGGCGCCGGCCGATAAATCAAGGTCCAAAGACGGTCCGCAAAAGCGATGGTTTCTCGTTTTTCGAAAGCAGGCAAATGCAGACTGTCGAAGCGGTTCTGGGTTTGATTGTCGAATAGCGGAGTCTCGCCCTCCTTGATCGCCAGAACCAGCCGACTGTCCGGTAGTAGCGCGCGCGGATGGGCGATTTCGTCGCTCAACGTGAACACGCTGGCGAGCATACCGATTAATCCGGCTCGGCGTTCGGACGCGGACCGACCGACGCCGCTGGCGTATACCGGCGTATACAGCGCCCAAGCGCGATCTCCGCGGCGGGCCAATGTCGATTCGCCGCTGCCCGCCGCCGTCAGAATCGCGGCGGCGGCCTCGGGTTCGCTCGCGGCGTCGAAGCCATCGGGCTGGCTGGTGCCAACCCGATAGAGTTGGGGGAAATAGTAAGGGCGGTGTTCGGCGGCCAACCAGCCGCCCGCGGAATACTCGAGTACATCTAGGCGATACTGGCCTTCGAAACCCAGTCGATCTTCGGCGCGCACCAGCGGCAACCATTCCAGCGCTAAAAACTCGGGATGCGCCTCGAGCAGCGCTTTGCCGAACACGTTGAATTGCTCGCGGCCGATGAATTTATTGCTGTCGAATAGCGCCCGCAAAGTGCGGTTGACTGACAGGTGATCGGCGATGTGTTGGCGCAGCGTCGCGCTCAGCAATGCGGTTTGCTTGCCGAAGCCATCCCGGAGACGTTGAATCTCTTGGTGCCGGTTAAACTCGAAGGCGGCGGCGACCAAACCGACGCATACCAGGAGCGGCATCACCACCGACACCCGCCGACGCCGCCAAACGTGGCGCGGCGCGGCAATGAAGGGTAACAACAGCGGCGTGAAAATCACCGTGCCTATCGAATCGCCGACCCACCAAACGCCCCAATTGAAGGCCAGATCGGCCGGCGCGACCAATCCTCTGCTGAACAAGTAGGTACAGCCGACCGTCGCGGAAACCAGGCAACTGAGGATGGCCAATGCAAAAAAACTGACGATGTGCCGGCTATCCATCAAGGGATTGAATTGCCCCAGCCAGCGCCGGATCGAAAAAGCGCCCAGCAGGGCTTGCCCACAGGCGCCGAGCGCGGCGGTAGCGCCCAACCACAATGGAGCCAGATTATCTTCGAATAGCGTTGGGTTTAAAAAGGCGTGGACCTGCGCGGCCAACGCGCCGAGGAACAATCCGGGCAGGATGGTTTTGCCGTAAACCAGCGTCACGGCCAGGGCGATGCCGGCCGGCGGCCACACCGGGCTGGCGTAGTTGGGCGGCGTCGTTAGCAGGCCACCCAGGTAACCGCCAACGAAATACGCCAGCGCCACCGTCAAATTCGCCAATATAAGTTTCAGTGCGGCAGGCATGATAGAGGCGCTGTTTTAGGTCGAAAGCCTCTAATCAGCGGATTCGCCGAAACGGCGGGTATCCAAATCGTAAGCCTGGCCAAAGCCGGCGATATACCGGCCGTGGATAGGGGTCAGCGCCAGCAACCGAAAATCGGGCAAGCTTCGCAGCAATGCCACGGTCGCGCCCAAGCGTTGCTGCATCGAATCCAGCACGCTGCCGTATTCACCGCTATCGGCCTCGACTTCCGCGACCCGACACTCGAAACTGGCCCGGCGCCGGGCGAAGGGATTCGCGGCGTCTGCTTCCGGTTCGATCAGCAGAACGCCGGCCCGACGATGCGTCAGCAGGTTGCCGGTATGACTGGCCAAGGCGCTAACGAAAATGTGGAACGCGCCGCGATCGAACAGAAACGGCGCGTAACTGGCTTCAGCGTGATGTTGTTCGGAGCGGGTCGCCAGCATCAAGCTATCCAGACGCGCGATTAAGGCCAGGCATTCGGCGTCCGGTTGCGGTGAATTCATTGAAGGGCGGGCGAAAGTTGCGGGTGGCGAAAGCAATCGACGGTGTGGTCGTTGACCATGCCGACCGCCTGCATATAAGCATAGCAGATGGTTTTGCCGACGAATTTAAAGCCGCGCTTTTGCAGATCCTTGCTCATTCGCGCCGATGCTTCAGTGTAGGCCGGAATCTCGGCGTGAGCGCGCCACCGATTTTGCACGGTCCGGCCATCGACAAAACCCCAAATATAGCGGTCGAAACTGCCATAGGCTTGCTTAACCTCCAAGAAGGCGTTGGCGTTGGCGACGGCGGCCTGGATTTTCAGGCGGTTACGGACGATGCCGGGATTTTGCAACAGGCTGTCGATTTTGCCCTGATCGTAGGCGGCGATTTTCAGCGGATCGAAGTCGTCGAAGGCGCTACGATAAGCCGGCCGCTTGTCCAGTATCGTTCGCCAGCTCAAGCCGGCCTGGGCGCCTTCCAGAATCAAGAACTCGAACAGCCGCCGGTCGTCGTGCAGCGGCACGCCCCATTCGTGGTCGTGGTAATGCTCTTCGTTGGCGCTGGCCAGCGCCCAGACGCATTTGCCGGCCATCAGTCTTTGTTCATCAGCTTTTTCAGATCCGCGAAGGGGTTGAAGGTAGCGGTCGGCGACTTGCCGTCCGAGCTACCCTTGCTACCGTAGCGCACTTGCTCCTCATAGCGTTGATGCTCGTTGTCGTGGCAATACAAGCACAGCAATTCCCAGTTGCTGCCGTCCGGCGGATTATGGTCGTGATCGTGGTTGACGTGATGCACCGTCAATTCGCGCAAGTTCTTGTGGTCGAATTCGCGGGCGCAGCGGCCGCAAATCCACGGAAACAATTTCAGCGCTTGCTCGCGGTAGCCTTTTTCGCGCTCTTCCTTGTAACGCCGGGCCTCGGCGATGATGTGATAGGCTTTGTTGTCCGACATGTCGATACTCCTGGGTCAGCCGCCGGTCGCGCTCATGTGCCGCAGAATGACCGGCTGTTCATGGATGTTGAATTCGTGCTTTTCCGGCTTGATGCGCATCGCCGCGACGATAGCCTGTTGCAAGACCGCCAAATCGCCCGGATGCTCGCGGACCACCGCCTTCAAATCGACCGAATGTTCGTTGCCCAGACACAGTAATAGCCTGCCTTCGGCGGTCAGGCGCACCCGATTGCAAGCGGCGCAGAAATTGGCGCTAAGCGGTGAGATAAAACCCACCCGACTGGTACTGCCGGCCACCCGAAAATACGCCGACGGGCCGCCGGTCGAGTCGGCGATGGCTTCGAGTTTGAAGCGCGGCCGTAAGTCGGCGCGAATCGCCTCGCTGGGGTAATAACTGTCGCCGCGCCGGTGTTGATCGACTTTGCCCAACGGCATTTCCTCGATAAAACTGATGTCCAGACCGCGCTCGACCGCGAATTGCACCAGATCGCCGACCTCGGCGTGGTTGCGCTCTTTCATGACGACCGCATTCAGCTTGATGCGCTCGAAACCCGCCGAGCGGGCGGCCTCGATGCCGGCCAGCACTTGGCCGAGTTCGCCGGTACGGGTCAAGGCTTTGAATTTGACCGGGTCCAGGGTATCCAGGCTGATGTTGATGCGTTTGACGCCGGCGGCACGCAAGTCGCCGGCCATATCAGCCAGATGCGAGCCATTGCTGGTCATGACCAATTCGTCGAGGCCGGATATGGCGCCGATGTTGCGTAATAAATCCAACGCGCCGTTACGCACCAGCGGCTCGCCGCCGGTGACCCTAATCTTGTTGACGCCAAGGCCGACGAAGGCTTCGCAGATGAACTGGATTTCTTCCAGACTGAGAATTTGATTGCGCGGCAGAAACGTCATGTCTTCGGCCATGCAGTACACGCAACGAAAGTCGCAACGATCGGTAATCGATACCCGAAGGTAATTGACGACCCGCCCGAAGCGGTCTGTCAGTTGGAAGGGTCTAATCGCTTGTACGGAGCCCATCGAAATCGTCCGGGAAAAGAAGCGAAAATTCTACCACAGACTCGCTCGGCGGCCAGTTACGGCGGCCAAGCTCGGCTGAAAGTGCGGCGATAGACCGTGGTGGACGGGATGGGTTCAGTTATCCGCCGGTTTCGCGGCGACTTTCCGGTAAGTGCGCGAGCAGAAAATCGCCGATTCGTTGCTCCAGCCAAAATGCCGGCCGCCACGGCAAACGGCCGCCTACGAAGCCGACGTGGCCGCCGCCGCCACAAATTTGCAACGTCACGCCGGACGCCAACTCGGCGGCGGCCGGTAGCGCCGCCGGCGTCATGAACGGGTCGTCCTCGGCCTGCAGAATCAAGGTTGGAACCTCGATTCGTCCCAGAAATTGGCGCGAACTGGAGCGTCGGTAGTAATCGTGCGCGTCGCTGAAACCGTGCAGCCGCGCCACCACCCGGTCGTCGTATTCCCAAAACGAACGGATCGGCGCCAGATCGCCCAAGTCGTCGAGCAAGCCGGCTTGCTCGATACGGCCCAGGCGGTACAGATGGCGACGCTTGGCGACGATGTATTGTTTTAGCTCGCGCAATAGATAATCGCGATAGATTCTGGATAGGCCGCGATCCAAGCGGTCGGCGCACAGATTCAACATCAACGGCACGGACACCGCGACGGCACCGAACAGCTCAATCGAATCGCGCCGTTCTCCCAGCCATTTCAACAATACGTTGCCGCCCAGCGAAAACCCGACGGCCGCCAACGCGGTGTCCGGCAGGCGCCGGCGCAGGGTATGGTAGAGAAAATCCACATCCTCGGTGTCGCCGGAATGATAGCAGCGCGCCAGCCGATTCATCTCGCCGCCGCAACCGCGAAAATTCAGGGCTACGCTGCCGATGCCGAGTTGATGGAGTCGCCGCTGCACGCCGACGATATAACCCGAACGGCTACTGCCGGCTAGGCCGTGCAGCAAGATCGTCAGTGTGGGTTGCCGGTCGTAGAGCCAATCCAAATCGACGAAATCGCCGTCCGGCGTCTCCAATCGCTCGCGCCGCAAGTCGATCGGTGCTTCGACGCGGCGCAGCAAGGCTGGATAGATAGTTTGCAAATGGCGGTTGTTCAGCCACCAAGCTGGGCGGAATTCGTTGGACATTGACTACCGCGGCATTTCAGGCGAACCGCGAAACGGTTCGGAGGCGTCCCGAGAATCGCCAACCGAGCGACCAAAAACCCAATCGGGACCAAGCCGCTCAACCGAGGCCGTCAGTTTGGAATGTAAGGACATCATTGAAACATTCGTTCGGTAATCGGCCGATTCGCCGCCCGGTCGGCCTGGTGTTACCATGATCCCATCTCAAGCTGGTTGCGTTGACCGACGAGCATAGACGATTTACCGGCCACAATGCCAGAACCCGCACCCGATTCGCTCACGA harbors:
- a CDS encoding DNA-3-methyladenine glycosylase I, which gives rise to MAGKCVWALASANEEHYHDHEWGVPLHDDRRLFEFLILEGAQAGLSWRTILDKRPAYRSAFDDFDPLKIAAYDQGKIDSLLQNPGIVRNRLKIQAAVANANAFLEVKQAYGSFDRYIWGFVDGRTVQNRWRAHAEIPAYTEASARMSKDLQKRGFKFVGKTICYAYMQAVGMVNDHTVDCFRHPQLSPALQ
- a CDS encoding YigZ family protein; the protein is MKTVVAEWAVEELIKKSRFIGVVCPCSRERDALLFIESLRVQHSGASHVAFAYRVLGADGLIGRCNDAGEPSGTAGKPIFQHLDGKQLINLCVAVVRYYGGVKLGAGGLTRAYGSLAKQVIDAAQIVEHIEFAECELSLDYSRLQMLDYHLKKLDGVIVHQDFADSVTLRVKLPKHQLAALQALIRI
- a CDS encoding transporter substrate-binding domain-containing protein; this encodes MNVKNCLLSVVFLCIGNAAHADKTPIRLGTMAAGTLNWELAAMRDQGLLEKAGFSLEAVAIANQQAGKVALQAGAVDVIVSDWIWTSAMRAEGHAYSFYPYADTSGVLLVPADSPIKTLADLPGKKLGVAGGELDKNWLLLQALGKQQQLDLNASVEKVYAAPPLLGQQLQSKRLDALLTYWQFAAHLESLGYRALLSGEDIIAKLGITETVPSLGYVFKQDWADSHKTDFLQFLTLSRQARDTLCSSDASWQKILPLTDAATPTEQDRLRQRYCQGRVEAWGAPQQDAARAIFTLLHGLSGNKLTGGADRLQAGTFWSTD
- a CDS encoding hydrolase; translation: MSNEFRPAWWLNNRHLQTIYPALLRRVEAPIDLRRERLETPDGDFVDLDWLYDRQPTLTILLHGLAGSSRSGYIVGVQRRLHQLGIGSVALNFRGCGGEMNRLARCYHSGDTEDVDFLYHTLRRRLPDTALAAVGFSLGGNVLLKWLGERRDSIELFGAVAVSVPLMLNLCADRLDRGLSRIYRDYLLRELKQYIVAKRRHLYRLGRIEQAGLLDDLGDLAPIRSFWEYDDRVVARLHGFSDAHDYYRRSSSRQFLGRIEVPTLILQAEDDPFMTPAALPAAAELASGVTLQICGGGGHVGFVGGRLPWRPAFWLEQRIGDFLLAHLPESRRETGG
- the moaA gene encoding GTP 3',8-cyclase MoaA — translated: MGSVQAIRPFQLTDRFGRVVNYLRVSITDRCDFRCVYCMAEDMTFLPRNQILSLEEIQFICEAFVGLGVNKIRVTGGEPLVRNGALDLLRNIGAISGLDELVMTSNGSHLADMAGDLRAAGVKRINISLDTLDPVKFKALTRTGELGQVLAGIEAARSAGFERIKLNAVVMKERNHAEVGDLVQFAVERGLDISFIEEMPLGKVDQHRRGDSYYPSEAIRADLRPRFKLEAIADSTGGPSAYFRVAGSTSRVGFISPLSANFCAACNRVRLTAEGRLLLCLGNEHSVDLKAVVREHPGDLAVLQQAIVAAMRIKPEKHEFNIHEQPVILRHMSATGG
- a CDS encoding ABC transporter permease, with protein sequence MAVPFCLPRIAVPLASLALLIALWSLVATAAANPSLPPPSRVAVTLYRAVASGELPYHLGVTLLRLSISFTIAMLLGCALGLVLGRHKQLDAFFDNWLVLFLNIPALVTIILCYVWFGLSESAAILAVVINKLPNVAVTIREGTRALDRDLLDMARSYGFSPAKTLRHVVWPQLHPFVMSATRSGLALIWKIILVVELLGRGNGMGYQLHLFFQLFDVASLLAYTIAFVAVIQILEWLVLRPLDAKARRWRR
- a CDS encoding ATP-binding cassette domain-containing protein, yielding MTDIEISILDKTYRPEHAADRQHKAIADLQLRVARDQFVCLLGPSGCGKTTLLNMIAGLDSQYQGQIRIGRLASRPRIGYVFQSPRLLPWYDVRRNIELVFPAKPPTELIDALLDAMQLGDVQHEFPERLSLGMQRRVAVIRAFAIDPDLLLMDEPFVSLDAPSARQVRNLLYTLWQQRPHTVLFVSHDLREAIALADRLIFLSPSPMRIVADIVVDIPRPLRNDEVQIETFRGTLYSRHPQIADLL
- a CDS encoding YajD family HNH nuclease; this translates as MSDNKAYHIIAEARRYKEEREKGYREQALKLFPWICGRCAREFDHKNLRELTVHHVNHDHDHNPPDGSNWELLCLYCHDNEHQRYEEQVRYGSKGSSDGKSPTATFNPFADLKKLMNKD
- a CDS encoding pyridoxamine 5'-phosphate oxidase family protein encodes the protein MNSPQPDAECLALIARLDSLMLATRSEQHHAEASYAPFLFDRGAFHIFVSALASHTGNLLTHRRAGVLLIEPEADAANPFARRRASFECRVAEVEADSGEYGSVLDSMQQRLGATVALLRSLPDFRLLALTPIHGRYIAGFGQAYDLDTRRFGESAD
- a CDS encoding EAL domain-containing protein translates to MPAALKLILANLTVALAYFVGGYLGGLLTTPPNYASPVWPPAGIALAVTLVYGKTILPGLFLGALAAQVHAFLNPTLFEDNLAPLWLGATAALGACGQALLGAFSIRRWLGQFNPLMDSRHIVSFFALAILSCLVSATVGCTYLFSRGLVAPADLAFNWGVWWVGDSIGTVIFTPLLLPFIAAPRHVWRRRRVSVVMPLLVCVGLVAAAFEFNRHQEIQRLRDGFGKQTALLSATLRQHIADHLSVNRTLRALFDSNKFIGREQFNVFGKALLEAHPEFLALEWLPLVRAEDRLGFEGQYRLDVLEYSAGGWLAAEHRPYYFPQLYRVGTSQPDGFDAASEPEAAAAILTAAGSGESTLARRGDRAWALYTPVYASGVGRSASERRAGLIGMLASVFTLSDEIAHPRALLPDSRLVLAIKEGETPLFDNQTQNRFDSLHLPAFEKRETIAFADRLWTLIYRPAPEFYALQHTWNARWLLLGGFVFSALTAFGLMLITGRTARVEELVALKTRDLLRSNQALNIEIERRKRQENELRVAATTFQSHEAILIADPHGAVVRVNDAFTDITGYPAEEIVGRHARLLLSGTPARKIGRGIVRALADKNQWQGEFWSRHKDGKPFPGWLTVTGVRDDQNRLLNYVAIFSDISEQKAAEREIHELAFYDPLTGLPNRRLLLDRLKQEIAAAKRQQTYGALFFLDLDHFKHLNDSLGHNVGDDLLTQVARRLRNIIREEDTACRLGGDEFIVMVPGRYHLMEQVSDHAAMLAEKILQTINQPFQVFGGEHHFSTSIGVTLFPEATDQPEAVIQQADTAMYRAKANGRNSISFYRPSMQQSADRRLTLEKELRQALKSRQFLLHYQPQVDHLGRVLSVEALIRWQHPEKGMISPAEFIPVAEETQLILPIGEWVIEEACRQIRRWDQQAVPVRHIAVNVSSRQFRHAGFVARIRHILAETGIDASRLVLELTEGCVISDIDDTVEKMRDLQGMGILTSIDDFGVGYSSLYYLKKLPISQLKIDQSFVRDIAVDPNGAVIVETIINMAKNLGLNVIAEGVETQEQIEFLQAKGCLSYQGFYTGRPASADSFGRRTHPAAPLT